The window ATGGTTTATCCCCTGTCAACATGGGGCGATCGGAAATGCCCCTTTGACCCGGGACAAAAACGTTCGGTTCATGTACGGGCGGATCTTAGACTCGCCCGTACGGTTCATGCGGCGGCGTATTGCGCCCTCAAGGTTAAAAGCGCCGCGCCCAACCCGAAGAGAATCACAAGAAGACTGATGAGACCGCCCGGTCCCGGAATCAGCGTCAGCAACGTGTAGAGGAAAAGACCGACGAAGAGCGCCCATCCCGGATGTCCCTCCTTCCCCATCCGCTCCAGAATGGCGGTGCCGGCCCAGAGAATGATCACGATCCGCGCCAGGTAGAGGCTGATAAAGTAGAGGGGAAAGAGGATCAGGGCAAGCGGAATTCCGACCACCGTCGCCAGGAGGGCGATGAGGACGACCGGGGTGACGATCAGCCAGACCAGCCCCCAGCCGAGCGACGCCATCGGTTTCTCCCTCAGTGTCGAGACCACCGCGCGGCTGAACCCGGGAAAGAGGAAGATCAACAGCAATCCGAGGAGGAGGGTCGATACGAAGCTGATTATCTTGAAGAGAAAAATCAGACCGGCCACCGCCCCGACCATCCGGCCGGGAGAAAAGTCGAACATCTCATGCGGCGTCCGCTGCATCACCGTCCCGCCGATCTCCGCCCCCTCCGCGATCCGCGCCGGCTGAGGACTCCGGTAGGCGATATCCCCGCCGACCGCTGCCGTCGAGGTAATCTGGAGATTCCCCGCCATCGC of the Candidatus Manganitrophus noduliformans genome contains:
- a CDS encoding bactofilin family protein gives rise to the protein MKANIRKGIQRRGAKGFLPFFVVMILGIIFFRPLSAAAEEGSPNNADRLVTLRADQTVNGDYFAFGDVVEILGTVHGDVYAAGGKVRVAGTIAGDLLAAGGEIDIEGEVGQDARIAGGEITLSGDIGRNLTIAGGRIILADSSTVQGNVISAGDLVISNQIHGNVKAMAGNLQITSTAAVGGDIAYRSPQPARIAEGAEIGGTVMQRTPHEMFDFSPGRMVGAVAGLIFLFKIISFVSTLLLGLLLIFLFPGFSRAVVSTLREKPMASLGWGLVWLIVTPVVLIALLATVVGIPLALILFPLYFISLYLARIVIILWAGTAILERMGKEGHPGWALFVGLFLYTLLTLIPGPGGLISLLVILFGLGAALLTLRAQYAAA